TGATGATGGGCAAGAGATCTACGCTTGGCCCGCTTTTGAACTGGTCTCGTTAACGTCCGCGCCGGTAAGACCGGAGGTCGACCGGGCGAAGGATGAACGAATGGCCTTGGCTGCCGGCAAATACGGGATTTATGTCCGTTCCGATTTTGCTTCCGGCCGCCGGCTGGACAACCACATCCGGTTTTTAAAGGAAAACGGCTTAAACGCAATGGTCGTTGACTTTAAAGATGACATGGGCTACATCACCTACGACACCGGAGTCGCCTTGGCCCACCAAATCGGGGCTGTCCAAAAAAGGTTCGAGGCCAAAACGCTGATCAAAAAAGCGAAGGAAAACGGGATCTATTTAATCGGCCGTTTGGTCGTCTTTAAGGACAGCCGTCTGTACCGGTACGACAACCACCGCTACGCGGTCTGGGACCGCAACGGGGGTGGACCCTGGCGTAATCTGGTGGCAACGCGGACGGCCGACGGTGAAACCACATATGTCCAGAGGGAACACTGGGTTGATCCCTTTGCCCGTGAGGTTTGGGAGTACAACCTGGCCATCGCCGAAGAGCTGCAGGCCTTGGGCGTGGACGAGATTCAGTTTGATTACATCCGTTTTCCCACCGACGGGGACCTCAGCCGTTGCTACTACCGGTACCAACCGGCCGGGGCCCGGCGGGTTGACGCCTTGGAAGGATTTTTGGCCTTGGCCCGGACGCGGCTTAAGGTGCCAATCAGTGCCGACCTGTACGGTTACCACTGTTGGTATCTGATGGAAGGATTAACCGGGCAGAATATTCGCATCTTCGCCCAGTACGTGGATGTGATCTGTCCCATGTATTATCCGTCCCATTTCCCCGCCTCCTTTTATCCCGGTGATTATCTGGAACGGGCCGAATTCATTTACCGGGAAGGTTCGTTCCGGGCGCAGTTTTTGACGGGGGGAGAAAGCATTATCCGTCCGTATGTTCAAGCCTTTCGCTTAACCGGGCGGGAATTAAGGATGACCGCGCCCGTTTATACCGAATACTTGCTTAAACAGGTTACGGGAACGCTTGCTTCGCCCGCCTCCGGTTTTACCTTGTGGAATAACACCAACGATTATTATATGGTAAAGAGACCCTTAACCGACATAATTTACCAGAATGGCGAAGAGAGGGAAATCCTTTTCGATTAACGAATCTGGCATATAATCGGCGAAGGGAGTCGCGCTAAAGAAAGGAAGGAGGAGACAACCATGAGAAAGTCCTTTTTCGTCGGTTTACTGGTTGTTAGTCTGTTGCTTATCCCCCAGGTCGCCCTCGGTCTGAACTCGCCCGAGGTCCAGGCACGGGGTGGCGAGACCACCTTAATGTTTATTGGGGATAAGGGTTTGCAACTTGACACCGAGTACGGCATCACTTCGGAAGTCGGCTTATGCGTGGCGATTAGAAAAGACGCGACTAAAGTCGGGGCGAAGTATGAATTCGATTCCAACCTGGCCTTGCTTTTAGGGGTGATTGAACAGGCCCCCTTTATCGGTGCCAACATCGCCATGCCGCTCGATCAATACATGGGGTTCGTCGGCGACCTCAGCCTTTCTCTGGCCAGTAACCGGCTAGCCGCCGTCTTGGAACTGGGAATGGTGCTCGCCTTGGCTGACAACCTGGATCTGCGGGGCGGGTTGTTGGCCGAAACCGACCAGTACGGGAAGAATTTCAGTTTTCAGATCGGCTTGGGTGTGAACTACTAAAGCACCGGATTTTCTTCGTTCGCTAGGCTTGTCCGATGTTGGACCGTAAGTGGCCGGGCGTTGTATTCAAGTTTCCAAAGAAATAAAAGTCGGGAAAGAGCGTCGTTTAAAGTAAGCGAAGACAAAAAAGGGGGCCTGGCTAAGGACCCTTTTTTTCGAGCATAATGGGAGTAGTGGGCGGGAGGATGGAACTTTAGATTAACCTCTGCGTTTAACCAAGGGATATGACGTTTCAGGCCGGCGAAATGAGCGCTGGGAAACGGGTTCAAGGCGGGCCGGGAAGAAGGCCTTTTGGTCCTGGTGTAGAAAAGGAGGATCGGGATGAACATTTTAATCGCCATTTTGGCTTTGAATTTAATTGTGATCTTGCATGAATTGGGCCATTATTTAGTGGCAAAAGCGGCAGGGATTAGCGTCTTGGAGTTTTCGCTCTTTTTTGGACCAAAGCTGTTCAGTACCAAAAAGGGGGAGACCACCTTTTCCCTGCGGCTTTTCCCGGTCGGTGCTTATGTGCTCCTCGAAGGGGAAGAGGAAGCTTCCGACAGTGAGCGTTCTTTCAGTAAGAAACCATTGGCGGTCAGAATGGCGGTGGTTGCCGGTGGCCCGGTCATGAATTTCCTTGGGGCCCTGGTCTTTATCTGCGTGGTCTTTGCCGTGATCGGGTACAGCTCAATGGTTCTGGGGCCGGTTCCGCCCGGCTCCCCGGCGGCCGAGGCCGGCCTGATGGCCGGAGACCGGATTCTCCGGTATGACGGGCGGCGGGTGTACCAACCTTCCGACTTATATTCTTTTATGGCAATTAACAATGGGAAGCCCAGCGTGATCCAGCTCCAACGGGGGAACGAAAAGAAGCAGGTGTTGTTTGTTCCGGATGTTATTCCCGCGGAACGTTATGTTCTAGGTTTTGGGGCCGTCGAACCTTACGGCGAAGAATCCACCCTAGTCCAGTATATTGTACCCGGTTCCCCGGCCGAGGAAAGCGGGTTGTTGCCGGGGGACCGGATCATCCGCCTTGATGGACAGCCCGTATCGACCAAAAAAGAGATCAGCCGGTTGGTCCAGGAGAAGCAGGACCAACCGATTACCGTAACCGTTTTAAGGGCGGGGCGGGAGGAGACCTTGCGGCTTACCCCCCGTCTGGAGAAGGGCGCCACCTATTTCGACACTGGGTTTTCCTTCCAGACCCTCCGTGGTGGAAGCGGTACGATCTTAAAACAAGGCGTCGTTTATATTTACGCCGTAATCCGGAGCGTGGTTTACAGTTTCGGCTGGTTGTTGACGGGTAAAGTTTCCCTGACGGAATTGGCGGGACCCGTACGGATCGTCAGCATAATGAGTGAGGCGGTCAGTTACAGCCCGACCCTGTCTTTAATCCTGCTTAACCTGCTGAATATTTCGGCTTTGATCAGTATTGCCATCGGGGCGACCAACCTCT
This is a stretch of genomic DNA from Capillibacterium thermochitinicola. It encodes these proteins:
- a CDS encoding putative glycoside hydrolase — encoded protein: MLVVPALSATEPGGEESGWGPGVLEGATGRDWTEAAAVEEVSAEVGPQWIVETGPTLWYGLSPRAGFLVSFDAGKTWEARNEGLPGRLMTGGEQPALLTAIGVDPVRPERVAVTTTTQIFLSEDYGVTWRRIPFNNGSVITAVALAPGHEERMMVGTSFAGFYETTNLGRHWTKLSGELSFLQQTPYEEEIAALAYHPENPDKLVLACGFGNGLYLYNKALQIWEELETEHARRRLVKNLLFRPVPLPAVPDDSPSPGSSWWLQITYDDGQEIYAWPAFELVSLTSAPVRPEVDRAKDERMALAAGKYGIYVRSDFASGRRLDNHIRFLKENGLNAMVVDFKDDMGYITYDTGVALAHQIGAVQKRFEAKTLIKKAKENGIYLIGRLVVFKDSRLYRYDNHRYAVWDRNGGGPWRNLVATRTADGETTYVQREHWVDPFAREVWEYNLAIAEELQALGVDEIQFDYIRFPTDGDLSRCYYRYQPAGARRVDALEGFLALARTRLKVPISADLYGYHCWYLMEGLTGQNIRIFAQYVDVICPMYYPSHFPASFYPGDYLERAEFIYREGSFRAQFLTGGESIIRPYVQAFRLTGRELRMTAPVYTEYLLKQVTGTLASPASGFTLWNNTNDYYMVKRPLTDIIYQNGEEREILFD
- the rseP gene encoding RIP metalloprotease RseP encodes the protein MNILIAILALNLIVILHELGHYLVAKAAGISVLEFSLFFGPKLFSTKKGETTFSLRLFPVGAYVLLEGEEEASDSERSFSKKPLAVRMAVVAGGPVMNFLGALVFICVVFAVIGYSSMVLGPVPPGSPAAEAGLMAGDRILRYDGRRVYQPSDLYSFMAINNGKPSVIQLQRGNEKKQVLFVPDVIPAERYVLGFGAVEPYGEESTLVQYIVPGSPAEESGLLPGDRIIRLDGQPVSTKKEISRLVQEKQDQPITVTVLRAGREETLRLTPRLEKGATYFDTGFSFQTLRGGSGTILKQGVVYIYAVIRSVVYSFGWLLTGKVSLTELAGPVRIVSIMSEAVSYSPTLSLILLNLLNISALISIAIGATNLLPLPALDGGRLLLYVFEAVRGKPLSPEREASISMVGFALLMVLAVFVLFNDIIQLVRG